In Rhodobacteraceae bacterium LMO-JJ12, a single window of DNA contains:
- the hisN gene encoding histidinol-phosphatase has protein sequence MQTGTAAIDSTVLETFANELADMAISPSLKYFRHSLDIERKADASPVTIADRQIETILRDAIGARFPDHGIFGEEHGAENLSSQYVWVIDPIDGTKSFVSGMPTFGTLIACLENARPVVGVISIPSTKERWSARAGASTMFEGASCATSQCRALGEARLYTTSPDAFDKDGLALYETISARAAMRRYGGDCYSYGLLASGHVDAVIEMELHPYDFMALVPVVEAAGGVITDWQGKALSLSSTGEVVAAATPELHHEILTLIAR, from the coding sequence ATGCAGACCGGAACCGCCGCTATTGACAGTACGGTGTTGGAAACCTTCGCTAACGAACTGGCGGATATGGCTATTTCGCCCAGTCTGAAATACTTTCGCCATTCCCTTGATATTGAACGCAAAGCCGATGCATCGCCGGTGACGATTGCCGACCGGCAAATCGAAACCATTCTGCGCGATGCCATCGGCGCGCGGTTTCCCGATCATGGAATTTTTGGCGAAGAGCACGGCGCAGAAAACCTATCCAGCCAATACGTCTGGGTTATTGACCCGATTGATGGCACCAAGAGCTTCGTTTCGGGAATGCCGACATTCGGCACTCTGATTGCCTGTCTTGAAAATGCACGCCCTGTAGTCGGGGTGATATCAATCCCTTCCACCAAAGAGCGCTGGAGTGCGCGGGCCGGAGCATCGACGATGTTCGAAGGTGCAAGTTGTGCCACCAGCCAATGCAGGGCTCTGGGTGAAGCGCGACTCTATACCACCTCGCCGGATGCGTTCGACAAGGACGGGTTGGCGCTCTATGAGACGATTTCGGCACGGGCAGCGATGCGCCGGTACGGCGGGGACTGCTACAGTTATGGGCTGCTCGCCTCAGGGCATGTGGACGCGGTGATCGAAATGGAACTGCATCCCTATGATTTCATGGCACTCGTCCCGGTAGTTGAGGCCGCAGGAGGCGTGATTACCGATTGGCAGGGTAAGGCACTCAGCCTTTCTTCAACCGGCGAAGTCGTAGCCGCTGCGACACCCGAACTGCACCACGAAATTCTGACACTTATCGCGCGATAG
- a CDS encoding ABC transporter substrate-binding protein → MKNWTKLTAASLIAMACAIPAQAGEITVYTALEEEEIAEYIAAANAAMPDLEINVLRQSTGKLGARLLAEAGNPQADVIWGWAVTAMMDPAILEMLEPYEVKGGEVLGDAFHDADNRWFAPIGYMGAFCVNTARLEQKGLPMPKSWKDLENPGFKGEVLMPDPNSSGTGYLHVISLLQSMGDEAGWAQLEAVDPNMAQYTSSGSKPCKSARTGEYTVGISLAFTALQSIEEGFPLAMVFPSEGAGYELEASGLMQSSDNKDDAKRFLDWTMSAEAISLYGSFKALITVPGVDATEAAVKAGLPADVSTVLADIDFNDSAARQNEVKATWKEKFGR, encoded by the coding sequence ATGAAGAACTGGACAAAACTCACTGCGGCATCGCTGATTGCAATGGCGTGCGCAATCCCGGCGCAGGCTGGTGAGATTACCGTCTACACTGCATTGGAAGAAGAAGAGATTGCCGAATACATCGCCGCTGCAAACGCGGCAATGCCCGATCTCGAGATCAACGTGTTGCGTCAGTCAACCGGCAAGTTGGGCGCACGGCTGCTGGCCGAAGCGGGCAATCCGCAGGCTGATGTGATCTGGGGTTGGGCTGTCACCGCGATGATGGACCCGGCAATCCTTGAGATGCTGGAACCCTATGAGGTCAAAGGCGGAGAGGTTCTGGGCGATGCGTTCCATGATGCCGACAATCGCTGGTTCGCACCGATCGGCTATATGGGCGCGTTCTGTGTCAACACGGCACGACTCGAGCAAAAGGGCCTGCCGATGCCCAAAAGCTGGAAGGATCTGGAAAACCCTGGCTTTAAGGGCGAGGTGCTGATGCCAGACCCGAATTCCTCGGGCACCGGATATCTGCATGTCATTTCGCTGCTGCAATCCATGGGTGACGAGGCTGGCTGGGCGCAGCTTGAAGCGGTCGATCCGAACATGGCGCAGTATACCTCGTCAGGCTCCAAACCGTGCAAATCGGCGCGGACGGGCGAATACACTGTCGGTATCTCGCTCGCCTTCACGGCCCTGCAATCCATCGAGGAAGGCTTCCCCCTGGCGATGGTGTTCCCCTCGGAGGGCGCTGGTTATGAACTTGAAGCCTCAGGTCTCATGCAAAGCTCGGACAACAAGGATGATGCCAAGCGGTTCCTTGACTGGACAATGTCTGCCGAGGCGATCTCGCTTTATGGATCGTTCAAGGCGTTGATCACCGTGCCGGGTGTGGATGCAACCGAGGCGGCCGTCAAAGCGGGTCTTCCGGCCGATGTAAGTACCGTGCTGGCCGATATCGACTTCAACGATTCAGCGGCGCGCCAGAACGAGGTCAAAGCCACTTGGAAGGAAAAGTTCGGGCGCTAA
- a CDS encoding ABC transporter ATP-binding protein, producing the protein MYLEVRDATKTFGTFTALDRVSMSVEQDQFVCLLGPSGCGKTTLLRLIAGLTQLDSGSITLKGADLSSLPARKRGFGIVFQSYSLFPDMTVAQNVGYGLKIRGESSDRIRARVGDLLDLIKLPQLADSYPGQLSGGQQQRVALARAIAVDPQVLLLDEPLSALDAKVRVELRSEIHNLQKALGIPTLMVTHDQEEALALADTIICMNQGRVVQSGTPEDLYLRPKTRFVAEFMGISNLIAPDKLRDLMPELLESCPKGAYRACIRPEQITLEPDPNGTALITSVEFLGNLRRIKLDSPAGEVTAEASGRVGLRTGQQVRLSIRPEDCSWIEDDGEGAA; encoded by the coding sequence ATGTATCTCGAAGTTCGCGACGCCACCAAAACCTTTGGCACCTTTACCGCACTCGACCGGGTTTCCATGTCCGTCGAACAAGATCAATTCGTTTGCCTTCTGGGGCCAAGCGGTTGTGGCAAGACCACGCTTTTGCGGCTGATCGCCGGGCTGACCCAGCTTGATTCCGGGTCGATAACGCTGAAAGGCGCTGATCTGTCGTCGTTGCCGGCGCGCAAGCGCGGCTTTGGTATTGTCTTTCAGTCCTATTCATTGTTTCCCGATATGACCGTGGCGCAAAATGTTGGTTACGGGTTGAAGATCCGCGGCGAAAGCAGTGACCGCATTCGCGCCCGTGTTGGCGACCTTCTTGATCTGATCAAGTTGCCGCAACTGGCCGACAGCTATCCGGGCCAGCTTTCGGGGGGTCAGCAACAGCGCGTGGCGCTCGCGCGTGCGATTGCCGTCGATCCACAGGTTTTACTGCTGGATGAGCCGTTGTCGGCGCTGGACGCAAAGGTACGTGTCGAATTGCGAAGCGAAATCCACAATCTGCAAAAGGCGCTTGGTATCCCGACGCTGATGGTGACCCACGATCAGGAAGAGGCACTGGCGCTTGCCGATACGATCATTTGCATGAATCAGGGCAGGGTGGTCCAATCGGGCACGCCGGAAGACCTTTATTTGCGGCCCAAGACCCGGTTTGTCGCTGAATTCATGGGCATCAGCAATCTCATCGCACCAGACAAGCTGCGAGATCTGATGCCTGAACTTCTTGAAAGCTGCCCGAAAGGTGCATATCGCGCCTGTATCCGCCCTGAACAAATCACTCTTGAGCCTGATCCGAATGGTACAGCACTCATCACTTCGGTTGAGTTTTTGGGCAATCTGCGCCGGATCAAGCTTGACAGCCCCGCTGGGGAGGTGACCGCCGAGGCGTCGGGCCGGGTCGGCCTGCGCACCGGCCAACAGGTGCGGCTGTCGATCCGGCCCGAGGATTGTTCCTGGATTGAAGACGACGGCGAAGGTGCCGCATGA
- a CDS encoding ABC transporter permease subunit yields the protein MSDASAPSDTAHRRRIDGDSLFIAACIGLPFLGLLLFFVYPMVIVFLRSITQSDGSLGLGNYVEVLKTSGFWRATRHSLLMSGLTTAISVLGGFIIAMGLYRCRFPGKWLIRAAIVLPLLAPSLVQGLGLIFLLGRNGLVNRLFGIEMDIYGFWGLLIANTFYALPQAVMIIGAALVLLDARVYEAAEVLGTRPLRQFRDLTLPAAKFGVLSAGFVVFTITITDFGNAAVIGGDYSVLATEIYSQVVGQRNFNMGAVVGIMLLLPTVLSYYIERQASRRMGGQKATNVQPFIPVFSPLRDIPIAAICFLISAGIAAVIAIVVYASFVTLWPYNFALSVKHYNITLAGGYSSLWMTIVISVLAAIGGTLAVFALGIGLRRAPGVVARPIQVLAAMPAAVPGMVLGLAYILTFNSTSTPLYLLYGTAALIAIVNFYHYHTQAFLTTQTGFRQFPEALEEAAGSLGAGMGRISRDVIAPFMAPMLVSVLFFLFMRSMVTLSAVVFLTTPDLSVAAVTIMRLDDAGLTSQAAAFSTCVMLVVAAALLMMKALLYGFARYGAQERR from the coding sequence ATGAGCGACGCCAGCGCTCCTTCCGACACCGCCCATCGCCGCCGGATCGACGGCGATTCACTCTTCATTGCTGCCTGTATCGGGCTGCCATTTCTCGGCTTGTTGTTGTTTTTTGTCTACCCGATGGTAATCGTGTTTCTGCGCTCGATCACACAGAGCGACGGCTCCTTGGGATTGGGCAACTACGTCGAAGTGCTGAAAACTTCCGGGTTTTGGCGCGCAACGCGACATTCTCTGCTGATGAGCGGGCTGACCACGGCAATCTCGGTGCTGGGTGGGTTTATCATCGCCATGGGCCTCTATCGCTGTCGATTTCCCGGTAAGTGGCTGATCCGCGCGGCCATCGTTCTGCCGTTGCTTGCACCATCGCTGGTGCAGGGGCTCGGGCTGATCTTCCTCTTGGGGCGCAATGGTCTGGTCAACCGGTTGTTCGGCATCGAAATGGACATCTACGGCTTTTGGGGGCTGCTGATAGCCAACACGTTTTATGCCTTGCCGCAGGCGGTGATGATCATCGGCGCGGCGCTGGTTCTGCTTGACGCGCGGGTCTATGAGGCTGCCGAAGTTCTGGGCACACGCCCGCTGCGACAATTTCGCGACCTGACCCTGCCAGCCGCCAAGTTCGGAGTTCTTAGTGCCGGGTTCGTGGTCTTTACCATTACTATTACGGATTTTGGCAATGCCGCCGTGATCGGTGGAGACTATTCGGTTCTGGCGACCGAGATTTACAGCCAGGTTGTCGGGCAGCGCAATTTCAACATGGGGGCCGTGGTCGGGATCATGCTGCTGCTGCCGACGGTGCTGTCGTATTACATTGAGCGGCAGGCCTCGCGGCGCATGGGGGGGCAGAAAGCAACCAACGTTCAACCCTTCATACCGGTATTTTCGCCACTGCGCGATATCCCGATTGCGGCAATCTGCTTTCTCATTTCTGCCGGGATAGCGGCGGTGATCGCCATCGTTGTCTATGCCAGTTTCGTCACCCTCTGGCCCTATAATTTCGCGCTTTCAGTCAAGCACTACAATATCACTCTGGCGGGGGGCTATTCGTCACTTTGGATGACGATTGTGATCTCGGTCCTTGCAGCCATCGGCGGAACACTGGCGGTGTTCGCTCTGGGGATCGGTCTGCGCCGCGCGCCGGGCGTTGTTGCGCGTCCGATTCAGGTTCTGGCGGCGATGCCCGCAGCGGTGCCGGGCATGGTACTCGGGCTGGCCTATATCCTGACATTCAACTCCACTTCGACGCCACTCTACCTGCTTTATGGCACGGCGGCGCTGATCGCGATTGTGAACTTCTACCATTACCATACCCAAGCGTTTCTGACGACACAGACCGGCTTTCGCCAGTTCCCCGAGGCATTGGAAGAAGCAGCGGGTAGTCTTGGCGCCGGCATGGGCCGAATCTCGCGTGATGTGATCGCACCCTTCATGGCGCCGATGCTGGTGTCGGTGCTGTTCTTCCTGTTCATGCGCTCGATGGTAACGCTGTCGGCGGTGGTGTTCCTGACCACGCCGGATCTCAGCGTTGCCGCTGTTACCATCATGCGGCTGGATGATGCCGGGCTGACCTCCCAGGCGGCGGCGTTTTCGACCTGTGTAATGCTGGTCGTCGCGGCGGCACTACTGATGATGAAGGCGCTGCTTTACGGGTTTGCGCGCTATGGTGCGCAGGAGCGTCGCTGA
- a CDS encoding DeoR/GlpR family DNA-binding transcription regulator: protein MWSRERHRRILSMLESNGQVSALALAGMLDVSRETIRRDLCALEQDGKVLRIHGGAVMPGEMPEAPFSQRITTRQRAKREIARKAARLIAPGQCIMVDAGSTTASFAQDLIRLSGITVITNSLTIAGAVQGAGCDIELLLLGGRLLTDVPATYGELTLSEIRRFKADFAFVAPVAINGEGAYDFALHEAEVGRAMVERAEQTVVLADASKLNMTSRVRYCGPEKISTLVTDSAADPDTLELLAKSGIGSII from the coding sequence ATGTGGTCGCGCGAGCGCCATCGCCGCATCCTCTCGATGCTTGAAAGCAACGGGCAGGTCAGCGCACTTGCCCTGGCCGGAATGCTGGATGTGTCGCGCGAAACCATTCGCCGCGACCTATGCGCGTTGGAACAGGATGGTAAGGTGCTGCGCATTCATGGCGGCGCGGTTATGCCCGGCGAGATGCCCGAGGCGCCGTTCAGCCAGCGTATCACGACCCGGCAACGTGCCAAGCGCGAGATCGCGCGCAAGGCCGCGAGGTTGATTGCGCCCGGCCAATGTATCATGGTGGATGCCGGATCGACCACCGCGAGTTTTGCCCAAGATCTGATCCGCCTGTCGGGCATCACGGTGATCACCAACTCGTTGACCATCGCGGGTGCGGTGCAGGGGGCCGGTTGTGACATTGAATTGCTGTTGCTTGGCGGCCGTTTGCTTACTGACGTTCCCGCCACTTATGGCGAACTGACCCTATCGGAAATACGTCGTTTCAAAGCCGATTTCGCCTTCGTCGCACCAGTCGCGATCAACGGCGAAGGTGCCTATGATTTCGCCTTGCATGAGGCAGAAGTCGGCAGGGCCATGGTTGAGCGCGCAGAACAAACCGTCGTTTTGGCAGATGCAAGCAAGCTGAACATGACAAGCCGGGTGCGCTATTGCGGGCCAGAAAAAATCTCGACGTTGGTCACTGATTCAGCGGCTGATCCCGACACACTGGAATTGCTCGCCAAATCAGGTATCGGCTCCATTATCTGA
- a CDS encoding AMP-binding protein, with amino-acid sequence MRIHDLMEAAAEARADKLALVDFDDKRVSWRALNKAANAACEVLKTHGVRPGDRVVIVLENSAVMVAYLFAASMIDAIAVPINARLTEAEIDRIVGHCDAAAVVFTVETGNAPAAQAEVMKAERIPGALGEVAIKARAGATPEPVCADAERQVAVMLYTSGTTGAPKGAMLSHATMLAAAAASEEMRGIISSDVAYLGLPMSHIFGLVTILAVTRAQAAARLEARFDVARLYDALVQDVTLLPAVPQMHAHLFHHARARGERHYRAGLLRFASSGGAPLDPAWKREAEAFYGIALQNGYGLTETAAGVCATRNAKGDPDISVGVPMLGSKLRVNLDAPGANREEGIGEVEIGGPQLMLGYFRDPKQTAAVFTEDGWFKSGDLGRFDEAGRLHIVGRTKELIIHSGFNVYPAEVEAVLTEHRDVIVAAVVGRKVEGNEEVVAFVTCREGAGLSEAALQAFLRDRLAAYKVPAQIVIAQELPAAPTGKILKSGLLEHFADALG; translated from the coding sequence ATGCGGATACATGATCTCATGGAGGCGGCAGCCGAGGCGCGTGCCGACAAGCTGGCCTTGGTGGATTTCGACGACAAACGCGTGAGTTGGCGTGCGCTGAATAAAGCCGCCAACGCGGCCTGTGAAGTGCTGAAAACGCACGGTGTTCGACCGGGGGACCGGGTGGTGATCGTGTTGGAAAACTCGGCGGTCATGGTGGCGTATCTCTTTGCCGCGTCGATGATTGATGCAATCGCAGTGCCGATCAACGCCCGCCTGACCGAGGCCGAGATAGACCGGATAGTAGGCCACTGTGATGCCGCCGCCGTAGTGTTTACCGTGGAGACCGGCAACGCACCGGCGGCACAGGCCGAGGTCATGAAGGCAGAGCGCATTCCCGGTGCACTGGGCGAGGTTGCGATCAAGGCGCGGGCAGGCGCTACGCCCGAGCCTGTTTGTGCGGATGCTGAGCGGCAAGTGGCGGTAATGCTCTACACCTCGGGCACGACAGGGGCACCGAAGGGCGCCATGCTAAGCCATGCCACGATGCTGGCTGCTGCTGCTGCCTCGGAGGAAATGCGCGGGATCATATCCAGCGACGTCGCCTATCTGGGACTTCCGATGAGCCATATCTTCGGCCTGGTGACAATCCTGGCCGTCACCCGCGCACAGGCCGCTGCACGTCTGGAAGCGCGGTTCGATGTGGCGCGGCTCTATGACGCTTTGGTGCAGGATGTAACGCTTCTACCCGCTGTACCGCAGATGCATGCGCATCTCTTTCACCATGCACGCGCGCGCGGCGAGAGGCACTATCGCGCAGGACTTCTGCGGTTTGCCTCGTCGGGCGGGGCGCCGCTGGATCCGGCGTGGAAGCGGGAGGCCGAAGCGTTTTACGGTATCGCCCTGCAAAACGGCTATGGGCTGACCGAAACCGCTGCCGGAGTATGCGCCACGCGCAACGCCAAGGGCGATCCTGACATTTCGGTGGGGGTGCCGATGCTGGGCAGCAAATTGCGTGTTAACCTCGACGCACCCGGCGCAAACCGCGAAGAGGGGATAGGCGAGGTCGAGATCGGCGGGCCGCAACTGATGCTGGGCTATTTTCGCGATCCCAAGCAGACGGCGGCGGTGTTCACCGAGGATGGCTGGTTCAAATCCGGCGATCTGGGGCGATTTGACGAGGCCGGGCGGTTGCATATCGTTGGCCGCACCAAGGAGCTGATCATCCATTCGGGGTTCAACGTCTATCCTGCCGAGGTCGAGGCTGTGCTGACCGAACATCGGGATGTGATTGTTGCAGCGGTGGTTGGACGCAAGGTGGAAGGCAACGAGGAGGTGGTGGCGTTCGTTACCTGTCGAGAAGGGGCTGGCTTAAGCGAAGCGGCTTTGCAGGCGTTCCTGCGCGACCGGCTGGCGGCCTACAAGGTGCCTGCGCAGATCGTAATTGCACAGGAATTACCCGCGGCGCCGACTGGAAAGATTCTCAAGTCCGGATTGTTGGAGCATTTTGCCGACGCCTTGGGCTGA
- a CDS encoding class I SAM-dependent RNA methyltransferase — protein sequence MSEEFGIFMAVAPGLEDTLAEETRALGFAGVRAVTGGVETRGGWSEVWRANLEMRGAARVLVRLGEFRAFHLAQLDKRARKFDWGKVLRTDVPVRVEVTCRKSKIYHAGAAQERIERAISEELGTPLHKEADLVIKVRIEDDLVTLSLDSSGEALHKRGHKPAVGKAPMRENLAALFLRQAGFRGDETVVDPMCGSGTFPIEAAEIAAGLQPGRSRAFAFERLAGFDAAEFAALKRQSSETPKARFYGFDRDQGAVRNAAANAERAGVANLVEFTCQPVSELQPPDGPPGLVIANPPYGGRIGNRKLLFALYGSFGQVLRTRFSGWRVAVVTSDAGLAKAMDLPFEVGSPVLHGGTRVHLYQTSKLG from the coding sequence ATGAGCGAAGAATTCGGGATATTCATGGCGGTCGCGCCGGGGCTGGAAGATACACTGGCCGAAGAAACGCGCGCGCTAGGCTTTGCGGGGGTAAGGGCCGTTACCGGCGGGGTTGAGACGCGGGGTGGCTGGTCAGAGGTTTGGCGCGCCAATCTCGAGATGCGCGGCGCAGCGAGGGTTCTGGTGCGGCTTGGGGAATTCAGGGCCTTTCACCTTGCACAACTCGACAAGCGAGCGCGCAAGTTCGACTGGGGCAAAGTGCTGCGCACGGACGTGCCGGTGCGCGTGGAGGTCACGTGCCGCAAGTCAAAGATTTATCATGCCGGGGCAGCGCAGGAGCGAATTGAGCGAGCGATTTCCGAAGAACTCGGCACGCCGTTGCACAAAGAGGCGGATTTGGTCATAAAAGTGCGGATCGAGGACGATCTGGTTACCTTGAGTCTCGACAGCTCGGGTGAGGCTTTGCACAAGCGCGGCCACAAACCGGCGGTTGGCAAGGCGCCGATGCGTGAGAATCTTGCGGCGTTGTTTCTGCGGCAAGCGGGGTTTCGCGGCGACGAGACGGTGGTGGATCCGATGTGCGGTTCCGGTACTTTTCCGATCGAGGCGGCAGAAATTGCAGCCGGATTACAACCTGGCCGCAGCCGGGCGTTTGCTTTCGAACGGTTGGCAGGGTTCGATGCGGCCGAATTCGCGGCATTGAAACGACAGAGCAGTGAAACGCCAAAGGCGCGTTTCTATGGGTTCGATCGCGATCAGGGGGCGGTGCGCAATGCTGCCGCCAATGCCGAGCGGGCCGGGGTGGCGAATCTTGTCGAGTTCACCTGTCAGCCGGTCAGTGAGTTACAACCACCAGATGGGCCGCCCGGTCTTGTCATTGCCAATCCGCCTTATGGGGGGCGGATCGGCAACCGCAAGTTGCTTTTTGCGCTCTACGGCAGTTTCGGGCAGGTGCTGAGAACGCGATTTTCCGGCTGGCGCGTGGCGGTTGTCACCTCGGATGCAGGGCTGGCCAAGGCGATGGACCTGCCGTTTGAGGTTGGATCACCGGTATTGCATGGCGGCACGCGCGTGCACCTTTATCAAACCAGCAAGCTGGGCTAA
- a CDS encoding BamA/TamA family outer membrane protein, giving the protein MKQAKNKAFAGAAAAIFGWGVLVWPTTAAELRQFDVVGNDADLRKELLAASLVAETGGDAAATSRAVVAAAQADYGRLLRVLYANGFYGGTVHIRLDGREASEMPTFALPTKIKDVAIRIDPGAPFRFGAAEIAPLPPQSRPPEGFRSGAIARSTVLQETVDSAVEDWRDAGHAKVTLRDQQLNANHASRTLAARFRLSPGPLVRFGNLRQMTPSAVRAERIQRIAGLPTGQVFSPEEKTAAAKRLRRTGAFSSVALSEADTLGPGDRMDIELELVDEKPRRFGFGAEISSFEGLALSGFWLHRNLLGGAERFRIDGEVAGIGGQTSGIDYGIDARLDIPAAFRSDIDAFVFASTSFEDEPTYRSWQSSVGAGVLRTFSDTLTVELGLGLRYSETRDAFGNRQFFLVTMPSEVIWDKRDDKLNATSGFYLKARTTPFADVDRGGGGLRFHADGRAYRSLDDNQNFVLAGRLQVGSVFGAGLADLPPDFLFYSGGGGTVRGQPYQSLGVDLGGGNRTGGKAFLGASTELRAKITESIGIVGFVDAGFIGANGFSDGSGDWHAGAGLGLRYNTGIGPLRLDVAAPISGATGDGIQIYIGIGQAF; this is encoded by the coding sequence TTGAAACAGGCAAAGAACAAGGCATTCGCCGGAGCTGCCGCAGCCATTTTTGGCTGGGGGGTGTTGGTTTGGCCGACGACGGCGGCAGAACTGCGCCAGTTTGATGTTGTGGGTAATGATGCCGATCTGCGTAAGGAACTACTCGCAGCCTCGCTTGTGGCAGAAACCGGGGGTGACGCGGCGGCGACATCGCGCGCCGTCGTGGCTGCTGCCCAGGCCGACTATGGGCGTCTCTTGCGGGTGCTCTATGCCAACGGATTTTACGGTGGCACCGTTCATATCCGGCTTGATGGGCGCGAAGCCTCGGAGATGCCGACGTTTGCATTGCCGACAAAGATCAAAGATGTGGCCATTCGGATCGATCCGGGGGCGCCCTTCCGATTTGGTGCCGCCGAGATCGCACCGCTGCCGCCGCAAAGTCGCCCGCCGGAAGGTTTTCGCTCTGGCGCCATCGCGCGCAGTACGGTGCTTCAGGAGACAGTGGACAGCGCCGTCGAAGATTGGCGCGACGCGGGACATGCCAAGGTAACCTTGCGCGACCAACAGCTCAATGCAAACCATGCCTCGCGCACGCTTGCGGCTCGGTTCCGCCTTTCTCCTGGTCCGCTGGTGCGCTTTGGCAACCTGCGTCAGATGACCCCGAGCGCGGTGCGTGCCGAACGCATTCAGCGTATTGCCGGATTGCCTACCGGCCAAGTGTTTTCGCCTGAAGAAAAGACGGCCGCCGCCAAACGTCTGCGCCGCACTGGCGCGTTTTCATCGGTGGCGCTCTCCGAAGCTGATACGCTAGGCCCCGGCGATCGCATGGATATCGAACTCGAATTGGTCGATGAAAAGCCGCGCCGCTTTGGCTTCGGCGCTGAGATTTCTTCGTTCGAGGGACTCGCACTGTCGGGTTTCTGGTTGCACCGTAACCTTCTTGGCGGGGCAGAACGTTTTCGTATCGACGGCGAAGTTGCGGGGATCGGCGGGCAGACCAGTGGAATCGACTACGGTATTGATGCGCGTCTCGATATTCCGGCGGCTTTTCGCAGCGATATCGACGCCTTTGTTTTCGCCAGCACATCCTTTGAGGACGAGCCGACCTATCGTTCGTGGCAATCGAGCGTTGGTGCCGGCGTATTGCGAACCTTTTCCGACACGCTCACCGTCGAGCTCGGGCTTGGTCTGCGCTATTCCGAGACCCGCGACGCCTTCGGCAATCGCCAGTTCTTCCTGGTGACAATGCCGAGCGAGGTGATTTGGGACAAGCGCGATGACAAGTTGAACGCGACTTCGGGCTTCTATCTCAAGGCCCGCACGACTCCATTCGCCGATGTTGACAGGGGCGGGGGGGGGCTGCGTTTTCACGCCGATGGTCGGGCTTACCGCAGTCTCGATGACAATCAGAATTTCGTGCTGGCCGGGCGGTTGCAGGTCGGTTCGGTGTTCGGCGCGGGGCTGGCCGATCTGCCGCCTGATTTCCTGTTTTATTCCGGTGGCGGCGGCACCGTGCGTGGGCAGCCCTATCAGTCTCTGGGTGTTGATCTCGGCGGTGGAAATCGAACCGGCGGCAAGGCGTTCCTTGGCGCCTCGACCGAATTGCGCGCGAAAATCACCGAATCCATCGGTATCGTCGGCTTTGTTGATGCCGGTTTTATCGGCGCCAACGGTTTTTCCGACGGTTCAGGTGATTGGCATGCCGGTGCTGGGCTCGGTTTGCGCTACAACACTGGGATCGGACCGCTCAGGCTCGATGTAGCCGCCCCGATCAGCGGCGCGACCGGCGACGGCATCCAGATCTACATCGGTATAGGACAAGCGTTTTGA